Proteins from one Bacillota bacterium genomic window:
- the mobB gene encoding molybdopterin-guanine dinucleotide biosynthesis protein B, translating to MTERIAVLSVVGRHKSGKTTLIEGLLGQLRRRGLRVATLKHDAHGFDIDIPGKDSWRHRQAGAELVVIASPGRLALVQELRREEPLAALLELAAQRAPGIDLILTEGYRTGPLPKIEVVEHGRGAPLTAGEPALLALAADRLPFEEAPPGVPCFDRNDYAGLAELLLARLPELRRLGPLPPTRP from the coding sequence GTGACGGAGCGCATCGCCGTGCTCTCGGTGGTCGGCCGCCACAAGTCGGGCAAGACGACGCTCATCGAGGGGCTCCTGGGGCAGCTTCGCCGGCGCGGCCTGCGCGTGGCGACGCTCAAGCACGACGCCCACGGCTTCGACATCGACATCCCGGGCAAGGACTCCTGGCGCCACCGCCAGGCCGGTGCCGAGCTGGTGGTGATCGCCTCGCCGGGGCGCCTAGCGCTGGTGCAGGAACTCCGCCGGGAGGAGCCGCTGGCCGCGCTCCTCGAGCTGGCGGCCCAACGGGCGCCGGGGATCGACCTGATCCTGACCGAGGGCTACCGGACCGGCCCGCTGCCCAAGATCGAGGTGGTGGAGCACGGCCGCGGCGCGCCGCTGACGGCGGGCGAGCCGGCCCTCCTGGCGCTGGCCGCCGACCGGCTTCCCTTCGAGGAAGCCCCGCCGGGCGTGCCCTGTTTCGACCGGAACGACTATGCGGGCCTGGCCGAGCTGCTCCTGGCCCGGCTGCCGGAGCTGCGCCGCCTCGGACCGCTCCCGCCGACCCGCCCATGA
- a CDS encoding class I SAM-dependent methyltransferase, translated as MSGLPEDDRRRWNRRYAAGRGPRQEPDPFLVASRPWLLPATDCGGPGGPRPRRALDLASGPGGNSLWLAGEGWRVEALDISDVALERLLAEASRRGLDGRVAARRVDLRLWRLPHDQEAGYDLALMTWYLERRLLGEMRRAVRPGGLVLVRTFLRGTRRPLPPDWILEPGELGRAFAGWTTLRMREATALGEAAYLGRRPC; from the coding sequence ATGAGCGGCCTCCCCGAAGACGACCGGCGGCGCTGGAACCGCCGCTACGCCGCCGGGCGCGGACCGCGCCAGGAGCCCGACCCCTTCTTGGTCGCCTCCCGTCCCTGGCTTCTGCCCGCGACGGATTGCGGCGGGCCGGGCGGCCCGCGGCCTCGGCGCGCCCTGGACCTGGCCTCCGGACCGGGCGGCAACAGCCTCTGGCTGGCCGGAGAGGGATGGCGGGTGGAGGCGCTGGACATCTCCGACGTGGCCCTGGAGCGGCTTCTCGCCGAGGCCTCGCGGCGCGGGCTGGACGGGCGCGTGGCGGCGCGCCGCGTCGACCTCCGCCTCTGGCGCCTGCCGCACGACCAGGAAGCGGGCTACGACCTGGCGCTCATGACCTGGTACCTGGAGCGCCGGCTGCTGGGCGAGATGCGGCGCGCGGTCAGACCGGGCGGCCTGGTGCTGGTCCGGACCTTCCTGCGCGGCACGCGGCGCCCGCTCCCGCCGGACTGGATCCTGGAGCCCGGCGAGCTGGGGCGGGCCTTCGCCGGCTGGACGACGCTCCGGATGCGCGAGGCGACGGCGCTGGGCGAGGCGGCCTATCTCGGCCGGCGCCCCTGCTGA